The following are encoded in a window of Oncorhynchus keta strain PuntledgeMale-10-30-2019 chromosome 10, Oket_V2, whole genome shotgun sequence genomic DNA:
- the LOC118389464 gene encoding G-protein coupled receptor 22-like, which yields METDSYTPTPAPSDWAGTVVSVGALEEVSGESVSSSTAWYMPYPLGFQVSLTAFLMLELVLGFSSNLTVLVLYCSQSNLVDSVSNMVTVNLHVLDVMLCMLCLPLTLVVVLLPPGPNLALLCCFHEACVTFASIGTAINVLVISVDRYDISVRPANRLLTPQRAGLLLAAVWATSLAVFFIPFLEVEFLTGGAESRQHSSTSSPDTPLALVWRNRTLLCVGGQGYHTGLAMYYHLLLQVPIFFITVAVMLFTYSRILRALNIRIGSHIKKSQRFRAPSCRGRRKRQKQKAGLGVIEGGERCTDTTKHLSHPPLIPSPTATSPPALSSAPVVSSEGAAATAAPAPAAPVTSPTVQASVSAIIALRRAVRRHRDRRERQRRVFRMSLLIVSTFLGCWAPLSVANVLILGLGPSDTLVSLRLWFLALAYGTTISHPLLYAFTRQKLRLALRAKVKKRVVSLLQVDPSPGETVTHNSWVEPRKGRQLQLEGSETIDRCLVEPLKNSTHYLHPPPQVQDRYITECKH from the coding sequence ATGGAGACGGACAGCTACACCCCGACCCCAGCCCCGAGCGACTGGGCTGGGACGGTGGTAAGTGTGGGGGCCCTGGAGGAGGTCTCGGGGGAAAGTGTCTCCTCCAGCACAGCCTGGTACATGCCCTACCCCCTGGGCTTCCAGGTGTCACTGACCGCCTTCCTCATGCTAGAGCTGGTGCTAGGCTTCAGCAGCAACTTGACCGTGCTGGTGCTCTACTGCTCTCAGTCCAACCTGGTCGACTCAGTCAGCAACATGGTCACGGTCAACCTGCATGTGCTGGACGTGATGTTGTGCATGCTGTGTCTGCCTCTGACCCTGGTGGTGGTGCTTCTGCCCCCAGGGCCCAACCTGGCCCTGCTCTGCTGCTTCCACGAGGCCTGTGTCACCTTCGCCTCCATCGGCACCGCCATCAATGTGCTGGTCATCAGCGTGGACCGCTATGACATCTCTGTCCGACCCGCCAACCGGTTGCTCACCCCGCAGAGGGCGGGGCTACTGCTGGCTGCCGTCTGGGCCACGTCTCTGGCCGTCTTCTTCATCCCCTTTCTGGAGGTGGAGTTTCTCACCGGAGGGGCAGAGAGTAGACAGCAcagctccacctcctcccccgACACCCCCCTGGCACTAGTGTGGCGTAACCGGACGCTGCTTTGTGTGGGTGGACAGGGCTACCACACAGGCCTGGCCATGTACTACCACCTGCTGCTGCAGGTGCCCATCTTCTTTATCACAGTGGCAGTCATGCTGTTCACATACTCACGGATCCTGCGGGCCTTGAACATTCGCATCGGCTCCCATATTAAAAAGAGCCAGCGCTTCAGGGCACCCTCCTGCAGGGGGCGACGTAAAAGACAGAAGCAGAAGGCAGGCCTGGGAGTGATAGAAGGAGGAGAGCGTTGTACAGACACAACCAAGCACCTATCTCACCCTCCACTCATCCCATCCCCCACAGCCACCTcccccccagccctgtcctcagCCCCTGTGGTTAGCTCAGAAGgcgctgctgctactgctgccccTGCACCTGCTGCCCCTGTCACCAGTCCCACTGTTCAGGCATCTGTGTCGGCCATCATTGCCTTGCGGCGGGCCGTGAGGCGTCACCGGGACCGGCGGGAGCGCCAGCGGCGCGTCTTCAGGATGTCACTCCTCATCGTCTCCACATTCCTAGGTTGCTGGGCTCCTCTGTCCGTGGCCAACGTGTTGATCCTGGGCCTGGGCCCCAGTGACACCCTGGTCAGCCTGCGCCTCTGGTTCCTGGCCCTGGCCTATGGCACCACCATCTCCCACCCACTGCTCTATGCCTTCACCAGGCAGAAGCTGCGGCTTGCCCTCAGAGCCAAGGTGAAGAAGAGGGTGGTGTCACTACTGCAGGTGGACCCCTCGCCAGGAGAGACCGTCACACACAACTCCTGGGTGGAGCCAAGGAAGGGACGACAGTTACAGCTGGAGGGCAGCGAAACCATTGACCGTTGCCTGGTAGAGCCCCTGAAGAATAGCACACACTAtctgcacccccccccccaggtgCAGGACCGGTATATCACTGAATGCAAACACTAA